In one window of Clarias gariepinus isolate MV-2021 ecotype Netherlands chromosome 10, CGAR_prim_01v2, whole genome shotgun sequence DNA:
- the anpepb.1 gene encoding alanyl (membrane) aminopeptidase b, tandem duplicate 1, which translates to MAKGFFVSKAVGITGIVLAAGAVATIIALSVVYDQEKSRNKDLEVKPTVATTTTTTAQPTTPASNEPWDKFRLPDTLIPESYDITLYPRLEPNTEGLYIFTGSSSVVFRCVKETNLILIHAHRLNITAEVTLTALSGAPAPAIRDRQTISKTQYLVFHLSENLKVEEMYKLHTSFQGELADDLGGFYRSEYVESGVKYVVATTQMQPTDARKAFPCFDEPAMKADFNITLLHEPGTIALSNGQQIDSVQIQEGGVTLNKTTFETIKKMSTYLVAFIVSNFKDIGKMEGDRLIRIFARKEAIDAGHGDYALNITGKILNFFERYYNVSYPLSKSDQVALPDFNAGAMENWGLITYRETALLYDSAVSSTGNKERVATVVAHELAHMWFGNLVTIKWWNDLWLNEGFASYVEYLGADEAEPDWNIKDLIVLNDVHRVFAVDALSTSHPLSSKEDEILRPEQISEVFDAISYSKGASVLRMLSNFLSEAVFVDGINSYLMAFKFQNTVYTDLWHHLQQAVNKSGTSLPTSVSDIMDRWVLQMGFPVVTIDTTTGTLTQQHFLLDPDSAVNQPSPFNYEWIVPIQWMKSDAQQNIFWLESKTDTNNEMIITGSDCLVANLNVSGYYRVNYDMGNWNRLLQKLNNTHQSIPVINRAQIIDDAFNLARAGITGTTLALDTTRYLSLEREYMPWESALDNLDYFYLMFDRSDTYGLLQDYIKQQVEPLYTYFKGITVDFTKIPDGHMDQYNEVNALRMACGSGLAECNSMVMKWFDDWRTNPSLNPIHPNLRSTVYCRAIALGGATEWDFAWSMFQNSTIATEADKLRAAMACSTTPWILNRYLQYTLDPLKIRKQDATSTIVYVANNVVGQPLAWDFIRANWEYIYREYGGGSFSFANLINGVTKRFSTEFDLQQLEQFRKDNEHIGFGSGSMAIEQSIERTRANIKWLEKNKEVVKEWLKSAITK; encoded by the exons ATGGCTAAGGGGTTCTTTGTCAGCAAGGCAGTTGGGATCACCGGGATCGTGCTGGCCGCCGGAGCTGTGGCCACCATCATCGCTCTCTCTGTCGTTTACGATCAAGAGAAATCCAGAAACAAAGATCTAGAGGTGAAACCCACTGTAGCAACGACAACCACCACAACAGCCCAGCCAACCACACCAGCATCCAACGAACCCTGGGACAAATTTCGTCTCCCTGATACTCTTATCCCAGAGTCTTACGATATCACCTTATACCCACGTCTCGAACCAAACACTGAAGGCCTCTACATCTTCACGGGATCCTCCAGCGTGGTGTTCCGTTGCGTGAAGGAGACGAATCTGATCCTGATTCACGCCCACAGGCTGAACATAACCGCCGAAGTCACACTGACTGCGCTCAGCGGCGCTCCTGCACCCGCAATCAGAGACAGGCAAACCATCAGCAAAACCCAGTATCTTGTTTTTCACTTGAGTGAGAACTTAAAAGTTGAAGAGATGTACAAACTCCACACCAGCTTCCAAGGGGAACTCGCTGATGATCTGGGAGGATTTTACAGGAGCGAATACGTGGAGAGCGGAGTCAAGTA tgtGGTGGCCACGACCCAGATGCAGCCTACAGATGCACGGAAAGCGTTCCCTTGTTTCGATGAACCTGCAATGAAAGCTGATTTCAACATCACGCTGCTGCATGAACCAGGAACCATCGCTCTGTCCAACGGCCAGCAAATTG ACTCGGTTCAAATTCAGGAAGGTGGTGTGACGCTCAATAAAACCACATTTGAAACTATCAAGAAAATGTCGACGTACCTGGTGGCGTTTATTGTCAGTAATTTTAAGGACATTGGCAAAATGGAAGGCGATCGTTTG ATTCGTATTTTTGCTCGTAAGGAGGCCATCGATGCAGGCCACGGAGATTACGCACTGAACATCACTGGCAAGATCCTGAACTTCTTCGAAAGATATTACAACGTGTCCTACCCGCTTTCCAAatcag ATCAGGTGGCTCTGCCGGACTTTAACGCTGGTGCCATGGAGAACTGGGGTTTGATCACCTACAGAGAAACAGCTCTGCTCTACGACAGCGCGGTTTCCTCTACAGGGAATAAAGAGCGAGTCGCCACCGTCGTCGCTCACGAACTCGCACACATG TGGTTTGGGAATCTCGTAACCATTAAATGGTGGAACGATCTCTGGCTGAACGAAGGTTTCGCCTCCTACGTGGAATATCTCGGAGCTGATGAAGCTGAGCCTGACTGGAACATC AAAGACCTGATCGTGTTGAACGACGTGCACAGGGTTTTCGCCGTGGACGCTTTGTCCACGTCCCACCCGCTGTCCTCCAAAGAAGACGAAATCCTGAGACCTGAGCAGATCAGCGAGGTGTTCGATGCCATCTCCTACAGCAAG GGGGCGTCAGTGTTGAGGATGCTCTCGAATTTCCTCAGTGAAGCTGTTTTTGTGGATGGTATCAAT AGCTACCTCATggcctttaagtttcaaaacACGGTATACACAGACCTTTGGCATCATCTCCAGCAG GCTGTAAACAAATCCGGAACCAGTCTCCCGACAAGTGTTAGTGACATCATGGACCGCTGGGTTCTTCAGATGGGTTTCCCAGTGGTGACGATTGACACGACGACGGGAACGCTAACTCAGCAGCACTTCCTCCTGGATCCTGATTCTGCCGTGAACCAACCGTCTCCATTCAA CTACGAATGGATTGTGCCTATTCAGTGGATGAAAAGCGATGCTCAACAAAACATCTTCTGGCTGGAGAGCAAAACCG ATACAAATAATGAGATGATTATCACGGGTTCTGATTgtctggtggccaacctcaaCGTCTCGGGGTACTACAGAGTGAACTACGACATGGGGAACTGGAACAGACTGCTGCAGAAACTCAACAACACACACCAG AGCATTCCCGTCATTAACCGAGCCCAGATCATAGACGATGCTTTCAATCTTGCAAG GGCGGGTATTACTGGGACCACGCTGGCTCTGGACACCACGCGGTATCTATCACTGGAGAGGGAGTACATGCCCTGGGAGTCGGCTCTCGACAACCTCGACTATTTCTACCTTATGTTCGATCGATCGGACACTTACGGCCTCCTGCAG GATTACATTAAACAACAGGTGGAGCCGCTTTACACGTATTTTAAGGGCATCACAGTTGACTTTACCAAAATCCCCGATGGTCACATGGAcca gtaTAATGAGGTGAATGCTCTGCGCATGGCCTGTGGCTCTGGACTGGCAGAATGCAACAGTATGGTTATGAAATGGTTTGATGATTGGAGGACTAACCCCAGCCTCAACCC GATTCACCCCAACCTGAGGTCGACCGTGTACTGCCGAGCCATCGCTTTAGGGGGCGCCACAGAGTGGGACTTTGCCTGGTCCATGTTTCAGAACTCCACCATCGCCACAGAGGCCGATAAACTGAGAGCCGCCATGGCGTGCAGTACCACACCCTGGATCCTCAACCG GTATCTGCAGTACACACTGGATCCGTTAAAGATCCGTAAACAGGACGCGACGTCTACGATCGTCTATGTGGCGAATAACGTGGTGGGTCAGCCGCTGGCCTGGGACTTCATCAGGGCAAACTGGGAGTACATCTACAGAGA GTATGGCGGCGGATCGTTCTCATTCGCTAATTTAATCAACGGGGTCACCAAACGCTTCTCTACTGAGTTCGATCTtcaacag TTGGAGCAGTTCAGGAAGGATAATGAACACATCGGCTTCGGCTCCGGCTCCATGGCCATCGAGCAGTCCATCGAGAGGACGAGGGCCAACATCAAGTGGCTCGAGAAGAACAAAGAAGTGGTGAAGGAGTGGCTGAAGAGTGcgattacaaaataa
- the cdk10 gene encoding cyclin-dependent kinase 10: MENTADPEPEPIRLKSLKTGRSFTVPHTERLGNCRSVKEFEKLNRIGEGTYGIVYRARDTHTHEIVALKKVRMDKEKDGIPISSLREITLLLRLRHPNIVELKEVVVGSQLESLFLVMSYCEQDLASLLENMQSPFSEAQVKCIVLQLLRGLVYLHQNFILHRDLKVSNLLMTDKGCVKIADFGLARVYGVPQQPMTPKVVTLWYRAPELLLGTKNQSTALDMWAVGCILAELLAHKPLLPGSSEIQQLDLIVQLLGTPNENIWPGFLRLPLVGQYSLRKQPYNNLKNKFTWLSEAGLRLLNLLFMYNPQRRASAKDCLESSYFKEKPLPCEPELMPTFPHHRNKRAGPVVESQSKRTKAGPSLAS, encoded by the exons atggagaacaCGGCGGATCCTGAGCCggagcccatccgcctcaagtcTCTGAAAACCGGCCGGAGCTTCACTGTTCCACACACCGAGCGG ttggGAAACTGCAGGAGTGTGAAAGAGTTTGAGAAGCTGAACCGCATTGGAGAGGGAACATACGGCATCGTGT ACCGAGcccgtgacacacacacacatgagatcGTGGCCCTTAAGAAGGTGCGCATGGATAAAGAAAAGGAtg gaatcCCTATCAGCAGTCTAAGAGAGATCACGTTGCTCCTCAGACTCAGACACCCAAACATAGTGGAGCTGAAGGAGGTGGTGGTGGGGAGCCAGCTGGAGAG tctGTTTCTGGTGATGAGTTACTGTGAGCAGGATTTGGCCAGCCTCCTGGAGAACATGCAGTCTCCCTTCTCAGAAGCACAG GTGAAGTGTATCGTTCTGCAGCTGCTCAGGGGTCTGGTGTATCTTCACCAAAACTTCATACTGCACAG GGACCTGAAGGTGTCTAATCTGCTGATGACGGATAAAGGCTGTGTGAAGATCG cgGATTTTGGCCTGGCGCGTGTGTATGGCGTCCCGCAGCAGCCCATGACCCCTAAAGTAGTGACactgtg GTACAGAGCACCTGAGCTCCTGCTGGGAACCAAGAATCAGAGCACCGCACTGGACATGTG ggcaGTAGGGTGTATCTTGGCTGAACTCCTGGCCCATAAGCCCCTGTTGCCCGGCAGCTCAGAGATCCAACAGCTGGATCTGATCGTGCAGCTATTGGGAACGCCGAACGAGAACATCTGGCCG ggtttcTTGCGGCTCCCCCTGGTGGGTCAGTACAGTTTGAGGAAACAGCCATACAACAACCTGAAGAACAAATTCACCTGGCTGTCAGAGGCTGGACTCCGCCTCCTTAACCTGCTCTTCATGTACAACCCCCAacgcag ggcCTCAGCAAAGGACTGTTTGGAGAGCTCATACTTCAAAGAGAAACCACTGC CGTGCGAGCCGGAGCTCATGCCCACTTTCCCTCACCATCGGAACAAAAGGGCGGGACCTGTAGTCGAGAGCCAATCAAAACGGACCAAGGCGGGCCCCTCCCTCGCATCCTGA
- the LOC128532208 gene encoding aminopeptidase Ey-like, whose protein sequence is MPKCPFSTMCIICTVVSFISVSILVGLWTYQFYTFFNQKGSQIAALRGSRLTECLRPVSYDVTLWPRLKENIFMGNSSAVFQCVKETDLILLHANKLNLSTEATLSALSGAPAPAIVRIQTLSRSQCLVLHLSETLKAGERYTLHISFTGELADDLEGFYRSEDEESGVKSSLTSARLRPSHPAAQLRPSHPAAQLRPSHPVGVSSSLAETSSNTLPVLHITLLKECSSFTFTGEHTVKT, encoded by the exons ATGCCCAAGTGTCCCTTCAGTACCATGTGCATCATCTGCACCGTGGTGTCCTTCATCTCCGTCTCCATCCTCGTCGGTCTCTGGACCTAccagttttatacatttttcaacCAAAAGGGGTCTCAGATCGCAGCGCTGCGCGGCTCTCGTCTCACAGAATGTCTGCGTCCCGTTTCCTACGATGTCACCTTATGGCCACGTCTCAAAGAGAACATCTTCATGGGGAACTCCAGCGCGGTGTTCCAGTGTGTGAAGGAGACGGACCTGATTCTGCTTCATGCCAACAAGCTGAACCTGAGCACCGAGGCCACACTAAGCGCGCTCAGCGGCGCTCCTGCACCCGCCATCGTCCGCATCCAGACCCTCAGCAGAAGCCAGTGTCTCGTTCTTCACTTGAGTGAGACGTTAAAAGCAGGAGAGCGGTACACACTCCACATCAGCTTCACAGGGGAACTCGCTGATGATCTGGAAGGATTTTACAGGAGCGAGGACGAGGAGAGCGGAGTGAAGAG CTCATTGACCAGCGCCCGGCTCCGCCCCTCCCACCCTGCAGCCCAACTCCGCCCCTCTCACCCTGCAGCACAGCTCCGCCCCTCTCACCCTGTCGGAGTTTCATCAAGTTTGGCAGAGACGAGCAGCAACACCTTACCTGTTCTCCACATCACACTACTGAAGGAGTGCAGCAGCTTCACCTTCACAGGAGAACACACAGTGAAAACct AG
- the ap3s2 gene encoding AP-3 complex subunit sigma-2: MIKAILIFNNHGKPRLIRFYQYFAEDMQQQIIRETFHLVSKRDDNVCNFLEGGSLIGGSDYKLIYRHYATLYFVFCVDSSESELGILDLIQVFVETLDKCFENVCELDLIFHMDKVHYILQEVVMGGMVLETNMNEIVAQVELQNRMEKSEGGLSAAPARAVSAVKNMNLPEIPRNINIGDINIKVPSLSPF, from the exons ATGATTAAAGCGATTCTGATTTTTAACAACCATGGCAAACCGAGGCTCATCAGATTCTATCAGTATTTT gcagAGGACATGCAGCAGCAGATCATCAGAGAGACGTTTCACTTGGTGTCTAAGAGAGACGATAACGTCTGCAATTTCCTGGAAGGTGGCAg tCTGATCGGAGGCTCAGACTATAAGCTGATCTACAGACATTACGCCACGCTCTACTTTGTGTTTTGTGTCGATTCGTCTGAGAGCGAGCTGGGCATCCTGGACCTGATTCAG GTTTTCGTAGAGACACTGGACAAATGCTTCGAGAACGTGTGTGAGCTCGACCTGATCTTCCACATGGACAAA gtgcatTATATCCTGCAGGAGGTGGTGATGGGAGGGATGGTGCTCGAGACCAACATGAATGAAATCGTCGCTCAGGTTGAGCTGCAGAACCGCATGGAAAAATCTGAG GGTGGACTATCCGCCGCTCCAGCTCGAGCCGTCTCAGCCGTGAAAAACATGAACCTTCCTGAAATCCCACGCAACATCAACATCGGCGACATCAACATCAAAGTTCCGAGTTTGTCTCCGTTCTGA